The region AAACAAAAATCAATTAAACgtagcaaaaaaaaaaagagtaaagcAATAAAatttaaacacaaggaaaagAATAACCATAATTGCTGACTTCTTGTGGGTTTCCTGTGGCAAGGGTTGATGTCATTGAGTCCTTCTCTTTTCCTTCTAATGAATCTGCATACCTCCCCTTCAAATCTCTGTTACGATTATGAACGCATGGTGTTTTTTATTCTTTTGTTCCAGTCGAAGGGTTTTTGAGTTTTAGGCTGCCGATCTTTTTTTTTCGTAGGGTTCTCCTCCGCATGATCACgtaaacataatatatataaaacataattaCATAAAATAGCCTCCAACTTTCAAGAATGGTGCAGCCTTAACCCCTAGCTTTTAACTTTCCGCATGGAACAACCTTAGCCCTTGCTCTTTCACTTTTACCATTGTACAGCTTTAGTCCTCCACATTGCACCTTATTTTCGAATTGGAACTCTTCCAACAAACTAACCCCAACTTCCACGTCGATTTTGAACTGGAAAACGACTGAACTAGTGAAAACTTAAAACACGAAACTTGTAGATAATTGTGTCTAGTTTCCGAAACATCTTGAATCGCCTAAATCGGAGTCTGGATGAGCCAAATATGATGAAAACACTGAGACATGGTCAATCTGCCAAACATCTTTTATTCACCTTAATTGCTCGTGATGAATTTTTCTTCTTTCAAATCCGTCAATTCCTTGCTGAAACCATTTGGAGATTATAATATGAGCCCAACTCCCACCAAGACTCGTTGAATAAGTGGTGGGGGACTAAGAAGCTTAGGGAATCTTGTATTCACAAGATAAAATCCGTTAATTCCTTTTAGATTTTTGAACTTCATAAGAGGAAGTCAAACTCCCACCATGACCCGTAGACTAGGCGGTGGGGAACCCATGAAACACAGGTTGCACTTGCATTAACAAGTAAAATAAATACCGTCGATTCTGATGCAAAGCACGATGTGCTATATTATGAATTTCGTGCAAGAAAACCATCTCCCACCAACCTGTAGAATAGGAGGAGGGGAACTCAAGAAACTCGAGTTGCACTTGTGATGACAAATGGTGATGAAagccgtcaattcctttaagaaTTTTGGACTTCATAAGAAGACGCCCAAATCTCATCGTCCTACAGAATAAGAGATGAGGAACCCATGCAAGACAGGTCAAAAACCCAACTGAATGGGTAGAAAAACACCAACCGAGAAATATTATGTCGATTACACTCATTAACGTAAATTTATCTTTTTATGCTcaaaaaatgatgtaaactgtaaaatctgggaacaaaaataagtttttGAGTTCATTTAGAGATCGAAAAACGAGCACTAAACACATCCCCAAACTTTAAACATTGCTCGTCCCGAGtaataaaaatagaataaaaagaATACTCCCTGATGGTATGTCGTCTCACATGATATGGTAAACCAAGAACGTATATTGTAACGACTGATCTCTAAGTATAGCTTAAACTTTTTGTTTTCCACGACTCTGACTTCATCACCAACTACCTGGATAGCAAACAAGGGCTGCACACTCGACAAATTTATTAGAACAAAACAAATAATAAGAAATGAAATAAGCAACAATGCAAAAATGAAAATAATTGaaataaacgaaaaaaaaacaaaagcaaaaataaaacaaaaataataatactaaaactaataataataaaaattaaaaaaatgaaaataaaaattaaaaaataaaacaaacaaattaCTCTTCAACCTGCTTCAAATGAAGCACCATCACTTCCTCTTTTCATTCTCCAAAATGGTATTTGTCTCGTTGTTTGATCACCCAAATCCTTTCTCTCGTTGTCTCTTTTCAAAATCTCCTTGCCTTGCCATTTCTCATCCCCAAACTTTTGAATTTTGGTAAATTCATGACTTTGTATTTTGAACTCTTTATGCCTCAACAAGTGCTTCATCCTTTTCTTTCTAGCCTTCACCAAGTGTTCTGAAGGCCACTTCAACTCTAAATCATATACTTTTTCAAGGGATGGCAAAGATGATTCAATCACACTATCATTCAAGTCATGCTTCTCCTTGACCCGACTCACTACACTTTTAACTGTGGACTCTCTATTTTCCTCCATGTTACGAGTCACCTTGTTCAAGTGGGCCTCCTTTAAATCTACCAATCCATTTGTAACTCGTATGAATGAGCATTCTTCCACATTAGAAGGTTTTTTGATAGCCTTAAACATATTAAAAGTCTTTTGCTCGTCATTTACTCTCAATGTAACCTCTCCCTTTTTTACATCAATTAAAGCTTCAACAGTTGCCAAAAAGGGCCTCCCTAAAATTATTCCACAATCATCTTCAGCTTCATAATCCAAAATGATAAAATCAGTTGGAATGAAAAGATTATCAACCTTGATAATGATATCCTCTATTTTACCTTCTGGATATACCATAGATCGGTCTGCTAGCTAGAGTGAAACTGTGGTCGGTCTAGCTTCACCAAgtcctaatttttgaaaaattgacAAAGGCATTAAATTGATACTTGCACCAAGGTCACACAAACCAATCTTGTCAAATTTTCCAATTTTGCACGGTAGAATGAAACTACCTGGATCATCTTTCTTCACAGGTAATCTATTTTTGATTATTGACGTGCAACTTTTCGTCATTGCAATAGTCTCAAACTCTCTCCAAACTCTTTTCCTTGTAAGAACTTCCTTCATGAACTTTGCATATGTGGGCATTTGTTTTAAGGCTTCAACAAAAGGGATGTTGATATGAAGTTGAGAAAGGATCTCTAGAAACTTCTTAAATTGCCCATCATCTTCGTTGGATTTACTTTTCCTAGGTGGGAAAGGTAAGGTTGTTGGTGCAACTGTCGCACCAGTTGGAGCATCTTTTTCTTGGGCTTTCTTTTCATTTCCAACACTTGGACTTGAACTTGTTAGAGCTTCATTGTTCGGTTTCTTCTGCCCGTACTCCTCATCGGTTATGTCCTCAATATCGACATACTCTTTTTCATCATCTTTCAATTCTTGCTTCTTTTTATGAGTCTTAACACTTACCGGGTGCTGCTCATCATCGGTGACTGGTAAGTCATGATTCTTTGGAGCTAACTCCTTTCCTGATCTAAGTGTGATGGCATTACATTGCCTCTTATCATTGACATTACCTGGATTTTGGGTGTTACTTGGCAACGTTCCAGGTTCTCGTGAGTTCAGTGCTTGTGCTAATTGCCCTAATTGATCTTCCAAATTTCTCATAGCAATTGCTTGATTCTTTTCACGTGCCTCGGTCTTTTGATCTTGTTTGATCATAAACTCCATCATTGCTTTCTCGAAAGGTGACATATCTTGATTTGATGAAGGCATTGCTGGTTTTGAACTACTTCCTGATGCCTGGTGGAATACACCTCCTTGTGGTCTCACTTGCTGATTTGGCATTTCATAAAACCCCGGCGGGTTTTGAGGCCTTTGCTGAAACTGCTCTTGCAGAGGATGCATTTGTTGTTGTTGTCCACCCCATGAGAAATTAGGATGATTTCTCCATCCTGGATTGTATGTTTCAGAGTATGGATTGTTTTGTCGTGGGAAATTTTGTCTGTCCATGAAAAATACAGATTCAGGATTCTGTGGGCACTCACTATAATCATGGACGCCTTGACAAACTGCACAAAAGTCAACCTTCTTCTCTTTCATCCCATTGCTTGACACCATATTCTTTATCATGCTCTTGATTGTGGCCAACTCGGCTGCTAATGCATCATTTTGAGTTGCAAGACGAACTTCAGCCGGTGTACTTCCTTTCGAACCACTTGCATGTACCCTATCTGTGGGCCACTAGAAATTATTAGTTGCTATTCTATCCAATATCTCCATGCTCTCCTCATAGCTCTTTGTAAGCAATGCTCCTCCAGCTGATGTATCTACTAGCATGCGTGTTTGAGCATCCAAACCTTGGTAAAATGTCTCAAGTTTCACATTGTCAGGGAGTCGATGTGTTGGACATTTTCTTAGCAAATTTTTCCATCTCTCCCACACTTCCCATAACGATTCACCATTCATTTGTCGGAATGATGTGATGGCGTTTCTTAGATTTTGCATTTCGAGTGGATGGGAAAAATCTTTTTAGGAATTTTTCTCTTAATTCCTCCCAAGTGGTGATGGAATCAGAAGGCAAAGACTCAAACCAGTCTCGAGCTTTCCCTTGTAGTGTGTATGGAAATAATCTCATCCTAAATGCATCAGCCGTCATGCCTCTTTGTTTGAAATTATCGCACATCTGGTTAAAGGAACGCAGATGGGACAAGGGCTCATCACTAGGCATACCTCCAAAGAGACCATTGTTATTGATCATCTGAAACATCACAGGCTTGAATTCAAAATTGTCAGCATTAATTGTTGCACTGACAATTGGCGGGTTTGTTCCTTCGAAACCTCTGTTTCCATTATTGTTTTTGTTTCCGTTATCTCCCATATCTTCTTGATTCCTAAGTCTCCTCAACCCTCTCAAAGTTCTTTCAATCTCCCAATCAAGCGCAAATTCAGGTGGTCTGAATCTTCGACCGGCCAGAGTAAAATATCCTCAAGATGTTTAAGAGTCTAATAACTACCTAATGTTctaacttaaaaataaaaatagtccccggcaacggcgccaaaaacttgttgACGAAAACGCGTACTCGCAAGTATACGAGGTCGTGCAAGTGATATAGTCGTAAGACCAGATATCGAACCCATAGAGACTATCCTATTCTAAGGAAGAGAGAACTAGGCAATTGATTGCAAAAGTGATTGATTTTATTAAACTAAAGAAACtactaaaataaaattaaactaaattcAGCAACGTAAAAATGACAACTAGAATAATCGAACAAACAAGGAAAACAATTAAACGATTTAACAATTATGAGAAATATGGGGTTTAGTTGACTTATACGGGTTCAACGGTTCTTCTAATGCAACTAATTTGTCAAACCAATTATATAGAAACGAATAACTTAACACTAACAAAAGTTATCAATTACCTCTCGGTCTCATGATTCGATTTAAAAAAACATTCACTCATATCTCTATGCAGTTCATGATATTAAAAAGCATTAAGTCCAATGGTTTTGTTAAAAATGCCCTAACACACTTCTATGTTAAGTTTAAACGAGATAACGAAACCGCACATTCATATTCAAACGATATCACAAATAAAGCTTCTCTCGAAGTCAATATAAGcatgtaaatattaaatttaaaccaagTAAATTAACCCTAACCAACGTTGATCAAATGTTAGCCAAAATCAAATTTACCGGTCAAAActtcatatttttaaaataagcaCACATTTGAATATGTCATTCAATTTCAACAAAATTGGTTTTAACAAAATCAACTACATTAAAATTATCATCTCACCCAAGTCAACTAAACCCTAATGAAATCTACTCCATTAAACTAAAATTAAAtccaataaacaaataaaaattaaacatcATATATTAATTCAATGTCTAAACAAAATGTCTAAACAAAAGCAATTACTTTTGAAAGCAGAAACAAAAATCAATTAAACGTAGCAAAAAAGAAAAGAGTAAAGCAATAAAatttaaacacaaggaaaagAATAACCATAATTGCTGACTTCTTGTGGGTTTCCTGTGGCAAGGGTTGATGTCATTGAGTCCTTCTCTTTCCCTTCTAATGAATCTGCATACCTCCCCTTCAAATCTCTGTTACGATTATGAACGCATGGTGTTTTTTATTCTTTTGTTCCAGTCGAAGGGTTTTTGAGTTTTAGGCTGCCGATCTTTTTTTTCGTAGGGTTCTCCTCCGCATGATCACgtaaacataatatatataaaacataattaCATAAAATAGCCTCCAACTTTCAAGAATGGTGTAGCCTTAACCCCTAGCTTTTAACTTTCCGCATGGAACAACCTTAGCCCTTGCTCTTTCACTTTTACCATTGTACAACTTTAGTCCTCCACATTGCACCTTATTTTCGAATTGGAACTCTTCCAGCAAACTAACCCCAACTTCCACGTCGATTTTGAACTGGAAAACGACTGAACTAGTGAAAACTTAAAACACGAAACTTGTAGATAATTGTGTCTAGTTTCCGAAACATCTTGAATCGCCTAAATCGGAATCCGGATGAGCCAGATATGATGAAAACACTGAGATGTGGTCAATCT is a window of Lactuca sativa cultivar Salinas chromosome 1, Lsat_Salinas_v11, whole genome shotgun sequence DNA encoding:
- the LOC128127162 gene encoding uncharacterized protein LOC128127162, with amino-acid sequence MVSSNGMKEKKVDFCAVCQGVHDYSECPQNPESVFFMDRQNFPRQNNPYSETYNPGWRNHPNFSWGGQQQQMHPLQEQFQQRPQNPPGFYEMPNQQVRPQGGVFHQASGSSSKPAMPSSNQDMSPFEKAMMEFMIKQDQKTEAREKNQAIAMRNLEDQLGQLAQALNSREPGTLPSNTQNPGNVNDKRQCNAITLRSGKELAPKNHDLPVTDDEQHPVSVKTHKKKQELKDDEKEYVDIEDITDEEYGQKKPNNEALTSSSPSVGNEKKAQEKDAPTGATVAPTTLPFPPRKSKSNEDDGQFKKFLEILSQLHINIPFVEALKQMPTYAKFMKEVLTRKRVWREFETIAMTKSCTSIIKNRLPVKKDDPGSFILPCKIGKFDKIGLCDLGASINLMPLSIFQKLGLGEARPTTVSL